CTTAACAAATCGTGGTAAGCTGCATGTCAGTCCCTCGTAAATCAAAATAacatattgtgaaattttgtagtGTCTGGTTAATGTCATAAATGCAAAGCACTGATGCATCATCAAACACCATTACTTTCCATCCGTTACAACTAACTCATTAACAACCATGCCTttctgttcttttcttctttttaaattcaattccATTTCCCCATAAGCTCCACCACCATTGCATCATTTCAGTTCCACACTCTATTGCTAGCTTCTGTAAggtctttgtgtgtgtgtgtgttttatgtaTGCGAAAGAGGTTGGTTTATGATAGCTTAATAAAGGGGTTATGGTGGTTTTGTGAATTAACCCTTCTGTTTgcgtaataattaaaataatataatataatataatataagccTTTTGTTTTGTCAAATGGGATTTCTTGTGTGTGTCTGAGGATTAATTTCAGTGTTTCCAAGGACCATGGTTTAGTTTGCGCCAACCTTTTTTATGCGGCTAGTGTGATCACTGATGGCGTCATATGCGTCATGAGTCATGaagattctttttgtttttcatttgagttctattttgttttctttttcctgtgGACTTTTGCATATGGTTTTAGATATACTATTTAAGTTCTAAAACTATGTCCAGCtgactcttttttctttttctttaccatcTCTGACATTAAAATGTTCATAGCtttgggtttgtaattttgttttcatatttcTCATATCAGGTAAATGTGTTCATCACCTTTTTCTCTTGTTCTTTTTGTCCCCTCCATTTTTGTTTCTTGCATTAATTCATGTTAGTTAAGTATTGTAAAAGAAATTTCTCTTTTGATTTATAGAccctatttttttaaagagttcggtcattcatgatttttttctttgctaTATATTTGGTGTCATACTCAGATTATCTAAGATTCTAATGGTGCTTTTCAGTTGCCTAGTAGACtaatttttccttccttttctgGGTGAATTgcatatgactttttttttttttttttaattataatttaataatttgattgttgAGGAAGGGAGAATTTGAATATTGCACTTTGGAAATGCCATGAAGTACAAGTTGAGCTACAAGCCTTGCGGCATAcaattttgcaattattttaatgtttttggtaTATAAATTTTCTACTGTTTTTGAATGCTTGGCACTGAAAAGACACATCTCAATTTCTTCAATTCCAGAACAAGCCAGAATAGTGAAGGGCTTACACTATCTGAAAAGAGTTTTTTTGTATATATCTCACAGTAGTCGAGTTTTAGCACTTATTATCTGGACCAATAGAAAATCATGTTTCTGACCATTTCCGTATGCTTTTTATTGACCGTTGACTAAATGATTTAGTGGTGCCATAAATTTTCTAGACTTTTGAATCTATAAGTCTATGTGCTGATACTTCTCTTGTCCAGGTTTcagaatttggaaaaaaatgaagattttttCAGCTAAGGTTGAAGAGGGAAGAGAAGGCCTAGGTGAGAAGCCAGCAGTTGGTCCTGTGTATCGTAATTTACTCTCCAAGAATGAGTTTCCTCCACCTGATCCCAATATTAGTACAGCTTGGGATGTTTTCAGGTATTTCTGTTCATAAATGATTTGTTTTCAGTCATAACAAAAGGCAAGGATGTGTTGCATATCACATATGATTCAACTTCTGCTATATTTCTTAGTAAATATGTTAAATTATGTGAACCAGGCCATAAAGGTGAAAACAAAAGCTACAGACCATTGTAAAGTGAACAGCTTGAGTAACCAAATTAACTTTTATGATCAAAGTTGCAAcatagtttaaaatttgacttttGGTGATTGCCAAGGCTTTATATTattataggccaaaaaagattAACATTGTTCCTTTAGTTTGGGGGATGCTTCAAAGATAAATAATTCTTCTTTAGTTCATTTCCTTGACTATCTAAGGGTCTTGTTATGCAGCGTATCTGTGGAGAAGAATCCTCAAAATAGGATGCTTGGATGGCGTAAATTTGTTGATGGGAAGGTAATTATCTTTTGGAGTAATCTTTATATTTGTGTCAAGTATTTTTGACAAGTGATTTGTGATTTTGTTTGATCCTTAGCTAGGACCTTATGTATGGAAGACATACAAGGAAGTTTATGATGAAGTCATGTGTATTGGTTCTGCATTACGAGCATCTGGTGCTGAACCTGTAAGTCCACACATGCTAGGGGCTTATGATTAGAGTGCATACTAAATAAAAGTTTTTGGCAACTAGAGCTATTCTCTTTCAGTAGGCTTATTTATTTCTGGCTTTCTTGATATTCCTCTGACAGGGCTCCCGGGTTGGGATTTATGGATCAAACTGCCCTCAGTGGATTATGGCCATGGAGGTCTGTTTTGACATTTTCTCCAGCCTTGTTTCACTCTTTGTAAAAGTGTTTTATCTTTTGATAATCTGAAATGAATAATCTGTTCAAATTTTGTGTAGGCTTGCAACGCCCACAGTTTGGTTTGTGTGCCTCTTTATGATACCCTTGGTAAACATTCTTCTTGCAAATTTTCCTAGTTTctgtcctaatttttttttggtccctctctctctcaaggaCCAGCATTGATTCTTTTGACCTAAAAGCTTCCAAATTGACTTCTTTGGGCAAGAGATGGGTCCACCGTCCACCATGCTTGGTGGCATTCATTAATTTTGTTCAAGTAGAAGCTTTGCCAGATAATGACCCTCAcatttattgctttttttttttctcctaaaccACGTTTGAGGGCCAGggttaattttgaaatgtgtcttattttatttttgtttcagttTCTGGTCCAAATGAAAGcatcatattaaaattttattaaaattgagttAATTTGATTGACTCTCATATCTTGACCCTCTAGAATCATTGGCTTTCCTGCCTGGTTGTACATTGCTCACTAGTACACTTTGTCATGGATTTTCTAATTCCTGATTCATTCTTGTATTTTTCAGCAGCTAATTTCTATTCTCAAGTTTCATTTTTGGAACATTTCATCGAtttgaggctttttttttctacatataatttttggaaatataaataaatacttaaGGGTTGTGTTGGATGCAGGGCCAGGTGCTGTCAATTTTATTCTCGATCATGCAGaggttgattttgtttttgtccaggataaaaaagtgaaagaagtaagaactttaaaaaaattgagttgCTTTGTGATAAAATGATATGCTTAATCACATGAGCTCACATTTCAAAAGCAATGGATGTTCTGATTGGACAAATGTTCTTGTATTTGCAGCTACTAAATCCTGATTGTAAATCTGCTCAACGGCTGAAAAGTAAGAATGACTAAATAACTGCTGTCTGGTCGATGTTAAGGCTTTCTACTGAGTTTGGTTGTGGTTGCAGTTATGGTGTGCTTCACTTCCTTGACAGAGGAAGAGAAGAATAAGGCAGCTGAAATTAGGATAAAACCATATTCATGGAATGAGTTCCTTTATATGGTCAGTTTCCCATTGTCTTGattgaatattttttcaataaactaATCTGCGTATAATGTAAATAAACATAGAAcatgtgttttctttttcttcagtaGTAACTTTTCCTTAAAGAGAAAAGAGTACTTGTACATCTTCTACTAGATTAGAACTAGTATTTGCGATTCATTGTGCTCTGCTCTATATGTTTTGACGCTTTTTTCTATCTTCCTGGAATTGGTCTTAGTATATCTCTAGTTGAAGATCTTAAATAAATCTATGCTGTGGATCTCTCTCACAGCTATGCGAGCATTGTGTGTTTGGGCCCATCTTATATGCAAATTTAAGTGGAATTCATGCTGTGTGTTGTCATGTCCCATATATCCATTTTGCATAAAAAGTGAATTCATTTTCCCCCCAAAATTTGTAAGATATATGGGTTACTTCTCATCAAAGCTTAGGTTAACTAACTTTAAAATGTCTCATTCTCACTGACAACATATTACTGTCAATTTGCATGCTTTCTTCTGTTTTGGTTGATCTTAAGATTTTGTTGTTCATCAGGGAAAAGAAACCCCATCAGAGATTTGTCCACCTCAGGCTTTCCACATTTGCACAATTATGTACACAAGTGGCACGAGTGGAGATCCTAAAGGTGTTGTGTTAACACATGAGAACATTGCCTCTTTTATAAGAGGGATGGATCTATTTATGGCACAATTTGAAGACAAGGTAAACATGGTTCTTGAACAGCTGATAGGTTTTTTCTACATATCTCTTCTCTTGTTGTTTAATTAATCTCCATGACATCTTGCTAAGCTATATAAAATTCTGGTGACTCTTTTCCTTTGCATGAGTCCCAAATACACAGATAAGGACTTTTGTTGTGCAAAATCTATGTTTCACTTTGTATGTGTCTCCCCTATCAACTGAAACCATGTGATATGTTTTGTATTCATTATTAAACTTGATGGATCAACACCATTTAACAAAATGCAATTTTTACTCTGGATAGATGAATGAAGATGATGTGTATCTTTCTTTCCTGCCCCTGGCTCATATCCTTGATCGCGTGATTGAAGAGTATTTTTTCCGTAATGGTGCTTCTGTTGGCTACTATCATGGGGTATGCTGCTGAAACTACTTCATCACTTGTTTGAAGTTTGGGcctcatttttttatttctttcatctATATGGTATACATCAGaaaagagagggggggggggggagatgatatgtatacacacacataaattgTTCTCATGCTTGATTGATGCAGTGACATAGGACAAATTGAGGAATTTGCCTTCTTGTGATTGTGGTGGATTAAAGTGTAGTAGGATTTGTGGAAATAAGATTTagagttgttgaagaaagggTTATGGGGTTGTGTTAGGAAGTAAAAGGGGATTTGATAGCTATTTGGTAGAAGAAAGTTAGAGGGGATTTAGGGTTTTGATAAGTACTAGTAGACTGGGCAGAATTGAATTCGGACCCtgtaacccaacccaaaccCGAAGGAGAATACCTGATTTGGACTCGGAGTGAAAAACAAGTCAATCTATACCTGACCTGCTTAACTTCTAAGCAGGGTTGGTCTAAGATATTTAGGATATTCTAGAAAATTCTAGACTTCTAAAGTACCAAAATGCCCTCAATTCCTAGGAATTGtagaatttataaatttaaccctaaaaaaaagttgaaaaaaaaaaaaaaaaaaaaccctgctTTAATCCAAAAAGACTCATACtcaaacctttaaaatgacacaaattatatttcaatttaactTCACATGTGAACCCCAAAAGATAATTCTTGAATAGATGAATTTGCAAAAGTAAATGGAAAATTAATCTTCCATGGCTGCATCATGGAGCAAAGAATCAGAATATGGAATTCACCAATGTCAGCATTGAAAAGGTACTGTCAGGGTGCTAGGTATTGCAGTGGTGTGCTGATGATGGTTGTATAAATAGTTGGTAACTTGTGGTAGTGGTGCCATTGTTGGGggaaggggggagggggggggggggggcggggtAAGGATagttaatttccatttttttcttcaaaggGAGTAATGCTGTGTATAATTTCCCACTGCTTTAAAGAATCCAAATATTAGCATGTAGAACTCTATATTTCACTTCTAATGGTCCATAATTTTCTCATGACTCTTTGACCTTTATATGTTTTTGTCTAAAATTATGACGTCTTATTTGAAGGATCTTAATGCATTGCTGGATGATTTGATGGAGCTGAAGCCAACACTCTTTGGTGGGGTACCTCGAGTTTTTGAAAGAGTGCATGAAGGTATGGAAACTAGTCATCTGTGTCAGCCAAAACTTTATAAAATCATCAATTTTGGCTAAGCAACTTATCCGCTCCTGCTCAACTTTATTTTAGGTATAAAAAAAGCATTACAAGAACTCAATCCAGTAAGGAGAAAAATTTTTGACATTCTGTACAGACAGTAAGTTGGTCTTATATATATTCCAACATGTTCACTTCATAATAATTGCTTTTCTGTCTAGTTCTTATGTAATAAGATTTAGGTTAATTTTATGACGCTATTGTACCATTCTATTACAATACAGCAAACTTGCTTGGATGAAGTTTGGGTGTAAACAGAAAAATGCATCACCATTAGCTGATCTGTTGGCATTCAGGAAGGTAGCATCTTTTTCCTTATGTACTAGTGTTTCAAATCTGAATATCTGGCCACAAACAGAAGCTCACAAAATGCTGTTCTCATGGCCCAAATCTGAATTCCAGATTTGCAACCATGACTAGAATGTTAATACCAAGTCTAATCTTGATATTAACGTGAACCAAACTAAAATGGAACTCTCTCTACATTATTGTCTTTCCTGTTTATCCAAACAATACGTTAGTTTAGCTCAGAAAAGCTTCCCTTGACTTTGAAATgtcctttatttttgtcaattttgtttAGATTAAAGCCAGATTAGGTGGTCGAGTCCGGCTAATATTATCTGGAGGAGCACCCTTGAGCTCTGAGGTGGAAGAATTCTTGCGGGTTACTTGTTGTGCCTTTGTTGTCACAGGTTATGGTAAGCACTTCTTTTTGTAGTGGTACACATTGCAA
The sequence above is drawn from the Quercus lobata isolate SW786 chromosome 12, ValleyOak3.0 Primary Assembly, whole genome shotgun sequence genome and encodes:
- the LOC115971060 gene encoding long chain acyl-CoA synthetase 1-like isoform X1, coding for MKIFSAKVEEGREGLGEKPAVGPVYRNLLSKNEFPPPDPNISTAWDVFSVSVEKNPQNRMLGWRKFVDGKLGPYVWKTYKEVYDEVMCIGSALRASGAEPGSRVGIYGSNCPQWIMAMEACNAHSLVCVPLYDTLGPGAVNFILDHAEVDFVFVQDKKVKELLNPDCKSAQRLKIMVCFTSLTEEEKNKAAEIRIKPYSWNEFLYMGKETPSEICPPQAFHICTIMYTSGTSGDPKGVVLTHENIASFIRGMDLFMAQFEDKMNEDDVYLSFLPLAHILDRVIEEYFFRNGASVGYYHGDLNALLDDLMELKPTLFGGVPRVFERVHEGIKKALQELNPVRRKIFDILYRHKLAWMKFGCKQKNASPLADLLAFRKIKARLGGRVRLILSGGAPLSSEVEEFLRVTCCAFVVTGYGLTETCGPTTMGFPDEMCMIGTVGTSTLYNELRLEEVPEMGYNPLGERACGEICVRGKSVFSGYHKNPELTRESIKDGWFHTGDIGEMLPNGVVKIIDRKKNLIKLSQGEYVALEHLENVYVITPIVEDIWVYGNSLKSKLVAVVIPHEENAKKWAYSNGHVGSFAELCSLDQLKNYVLAELKFTAERNKLRGFEQIKGIILDPLPFDMERDLVTATMKKKRNKLLKLYQAQIDKLYGI
- the LOC115971060 gene encoding long chain acyl-CoA synthetase 1-like isoform X2 — encoded protein: MCIGSALRASGAEPGSRVGIYGSNCPQWIMAMEACNAHSLVCVPLYDTLGPGAVNFILDHAEVDFVFVQDKKVKELLNPDCKSAQRLKIMVCFTSLTEEEKNKAAEIRIKPYSWNEFLYMGKETPSEICPPQAFHICTIMYTSGTSGDPKGVVLTHENIASFIRGMDLFMAQFEDKMNEDDVYLSFLPLAHILDRVIEEYFFRNGASVGYYHGDLNALLDDLMELKPTLFGGVPRVFERVHEGIKKALQELNPVRRKIFDILYRHKLAWMKFGCKQKNASPLADLLAFRKIKARLGGRVRLILSGGAPLSSEVEEFLRVTCCAFVVTGYGLTETCGPTTMGFPDEMCMIGTVGTSTLYNELRLEEVPEMGYNPLGERACGEICVRGKSVFSGYHKNPELTRESIKDGWFHTGDIGEMLPNGVVKIIDRKKNLIKLSQGEYVALEHLENVYVITPIVEDIWVYGNSLKSKLVAVVIPHEENAKKWAYSNGHVGSFAELCSLDQLKNYVLAELKFTAERNKLRGFEQIKGIILDPLPFDMERDLVTATMKKKRNKLLKLYQAQIDKLYGI